The genomic DNA CCCTTGGTGGTGGGGCATTTTATGGAGCTGGACTACCACATGGCGGGCGTGGGTTTTTTTCGCTCCGGCCTCGAAAACCCGCTCCTCCACCTGCCCAGATTCTGCACCATGGATGCCTCGGTCACTTTCCTGCTCTACCATAACCACAAATACCTGCGCCTTGGCGAGCTCTATGAACGGCTGTTCAACAAGCCGATGGGCAGCCAGCACAACGCGCTGGCCGATGCTGAAGCTACCGCCAGCTGCTTTTTTGAACTGGTGCAGCGGGGTGATATTACCGATAAAACCATACTGGCACAGCAATCAAAAAGACAGCGCAAAGTGAGTTCCCGCAACAATGGCTGCGGCCTTCCTGTATTGTTTGTTTCATGTATTCTAATTCTGCTGATTTTCTGGCTATGAAAGACCTGTTACAATTTCTGAAAACGGTAAAGCCTTTTAATATACTACCCGACGATGTGCTTCGGGGCGTGGCTGATCTGCTGGTGGAGGTGCGTTACACCAAAGACACTGCCATCTACCACCAGGAAGTAACCAAGATGAAAGGGGTGGACCTGATTGCCGAAGGCGAGTATGAGACCTTCTTTTATGACAGCGAGCAGAACAAGCGTGTACTGGATTATCATACCCGCGGTTACTGTTATGGTGGCGTATCGGTGTTGTTGAACCGCAAACGCTCCCTGCGCTCCGTGATCGCCAAAAAAGGAACCCTCGTTTATACTTTGCCCCGCCGCGACTTTCGGGCACTTTGCCAGGCGTACGAGGAGTTTTTCCACTTCTTCACAACCGAGTTTGGCAGGCGCATGATGGACGATGAGTATGCTCATTTTGTGAAGCGCCCCACCGCCTTCGAGGAAAACTACATTGCCTCCGACCAGCTATACTCGCGCAAAATGGAGAGCGTGGCGTACCGCGAGCTGGTGACGTGCCCCGCCGATACGCCAGTGTATGAAGTAGCCCGCCTGATGGCCGAACACAGGGTAAGCTGCTCTTTTGTAACCGATGCCGGGCAAAAAGTGTTCGGCTATGTTACGGATATCACCCTGCGCGATAATGTGGTGGCCCGCAAGGCGGATGTGAACGGGCCGGTGAGCGCCATCATGGATAATCCGGTCGTAGCCATAAATACGCAGGCTTTTGTGTATGAGGCCATTCTGCTCATGTTCCATACTAAAACACGCTACCTTTTACTCGAAGAGAATGGGCAGTATATTGGCTTTACGAGCCGTAACAGGCTGCTGAGCGAGCAGGCCCAGTCGCCTTTCATGTTCATCCAGTCGGTAAAGCTGGCGCAATCTGTGGACGAGCTGCGTAGGAAGTGGCAGAAGGTGCCCGAAATCGTGTACCAGTTGCTCCACCGCGGAGTAAAGCCCGAGATCGTGAACCAGGTCATCACCACGGTTTCGGATACCATTGCGCTGAAAGTGATCGAAACAACACTGAACGAGATGGGCACCCCACCGGCAAAATTTGCCTTTATCG from Pontibacter liquoris includes the following:
- a CDS encoding 3'-5' exonuclease, yielding MRDYLLFIDTETTGIPQNWEAPYEHDAAWPHSVQVAWAVYTRDGQQVKAANYYVRNDGFEISDTARMIHGITDEFLLQHGEDRKVVFEQLAADLQQYEPLVVGHFMELDYHMAGVGFFRSGLENPLLHLPRFCTMDASVTFLLYHNHKYLRLGELYERLFNKPMGSQHNALADAEATASCFFELVQRGDITDKTILAQQSKRQRKVSSRNNGCGLPVLFVSCILILLIFWL
- a CDS encoding DUF294 nucleotidyltransferase-like domain-containing protein gives rise to the protein MKDLLQFLKTVKPFNILPDDVLRGVADLLVEVRYTKDTAIYHQEVTKMKGVDLIAEGEYETFFYDSEQNKRVLDYHTRGYCYGGVSVLLNRKRSLRSVIAKKGTLVYTLPRRDFRALCQAYEEFFHFFTTEFGRRMMDDEYAHFVKRPTAFEENYIASDQLYSRKMESVAYRELVTCPADTPVYEVARLMAEHRVSCSFVTDAGQKVFGYVTDITLRDNVVARKADVNGPVSAIMDNPVVAINTQAFVYEAILLMFHTKTRYLLLEENGQYIGFTSRNRLLSEQAQSPFMFIQSVKLAQSVDELRRKWQKVPEIVYQLLHRGVKPEIVNQVITTVSDTIALKVIETTLNEMGTPPAKFAFIVLGSEGRQEQTLKTDQDNAIIYEDKANEQRELVRAYFLRFAELVSERLDTIGFSYCTGGYMAKNTKWTHSLSHWKRNYQSWMQEPEPATVMKFAAFFDCRLIYGEPVIMDELRTFLDEELQKPLGRFLYHMANNALQYVPPLTYFKNIRTFTKDKRDVFDIKRAMTPIVDLVRVHALKSRIFKTNTGERLVALKDLGVFTEVQYHELMQSYYYLMSMRLRKQATQIIHDKVEPENYIDLQSLTKIEQVTLKEIFKIIADFQTSMKVKFTNSLFD